A part of Blastopirellula marina genomic DNA contains:
- the rpmE gene encoding 50S ribosomal protein L31 yields the protein MKENIHPKYQETVVKCGCGNSFTTRSTRKEIVVDVCNVCHPFYSGKERFLDSGGRIEKFKNKFAGNYASLAKKKKK from the coding sequence ATGAAAGAAAACATCCATCCAAAATATCAGGAAACCGTCGTTAAGTGCGGTTGTGGCAACTCCTTTACAACGCGTAGCACCCGGAAGGAAATCGTGGTCGACGTTTGTAACGTTTGCCATCCGTTCTACTCCGGTAAGGAACGCTTCTTGGACTCGGGCGGTCGTATCGAGAAGTTCAAGAACAAGTTCGCAGGCAACTACGCCAGCTTGGCCAAGAAAAAGAAGAAGTAG
- the ubiE gene encoding bifunctional demethylmenaquinone methyltransferase/2-methoxy-6-polyprenyl-1,4-benzoquinol methylase UbiE: MAIDKSGTRVRQMFSEIAGNYDRMNHLLSMNVDKYWRWRTVKIVPPTGDSPILDVCTGTGDLALAYYKAGQGKINVEATDFCPEMLEVGEVKKQKLGINGQVRFQEADTQQLPFDNDQFQIVSVAFGLRNVADTDLGLKEMTRVCRPGGKVAVLEFSQPRWQPFRGIYQFYFKNILPRVGQALAKNKQDAYKYLPDSVGEFPHGEALAERMRQAGLKDVFFKPFTFGVATLYVGTK, encoded by the coding sequence ATGGCGATCGATAAATCGGGAACCCGTGTCCGTCAGATGTTCTCTGAGATTGCGGGCAACTACGACCGCATGAACCACCTTCTGTCGATGAATGTCGACAAGTACTGGCGATGGCGAACGGTCAAAATCGTCCCCCCGACTGGCGATAGTCCGATTCTGGACGTCTGTACCGGCACAGGCGACTTGGCATTGGCTTACTACAAAGCTGGCCAAGGGAAGATCAACGTCGAAGCAACCGATTTCTGCCCTGAAATGCTCGAGGTTGGTGAGGTCAAAAAACAGAAACTTGGTATCAACGGCCAGGTTCGCTTCCAAGAGGCGGACACCCAGCAGTTGCCATTCGATAACGACCAATTCCAGATCGTCTCGGTCGCGTTTGGCCTGCGAAATGTTGCCGATACCGACCTTGGTCTCAAAGAAATGACTCGCGTTTGCCGTCCTGGCGGCAAGGTTGCCGTGCTGGAATTCTCGCAGCCTCGCTGGCAGCCATTTCGCGGAATCTATCAGTTCTACTTTAAGAACATCTTACCCCGCGTTGGTCAGGCATTGGCGAAGAACAAGCAAGACGCCTACAAGTATTTGCCCGATAGCGTGGGAGAGTTCCCCCACGGCGAGGCCTTGGCCGAACGCATGCGTCAGGCGGGTCTCAAGGATGTCTTCTTTAAGCCGTTCACG